ACGGCGACCTCCGTGCCGCCCTTGTGCACCGAGACGACCTCGCGTGCGATCGCCGAGATCGTCTTCGGGTCGACGCCGTAGTCGCGGCCGCCCATCAGGCTCTCGCCCGAGAGCTTGAGCAGGATGCGGCGGAACGGCGGAGCGGCGCCGTCGGGCGCCGCCCTCGCCGTTCCTTCCGCGGGAGCGCTCACGAGCCGGCGACCGAGACCCGCGTGAACGCCTTCACCAACGCGCCCGCCTCGCGCAGGGCCTGGCCGACGCTCTTGGAGGCGTCGTGGATCCAGGCCTGGTCGACGAGCACGCCGCCCGGGGATGCCGCGAAGAAGCGCTTGCCGAGCATGCCGTCGACGATCTTCTCACGCGCGGCCTCCGGCTTCGAGAGCACCTCGTCCGAGTTGAGGTAGATCTGCCGCTCCGCCTCGACCGTCGCCGCGGGCACGTCCTCGCGGCGCACCCATTCCGGCGCCGCGAACGCGATGTGCATGGCGAGCCGGCGCGCGATCGCCTCGTCGCCGCCCTCCAGCTCGACGAGCACGCCGATCTTGTTGGCCGGCGGGTGCACGTAGGCGCCGATCGTGCCGCCGCCGCCGAAACGCTCGGCCGCGACGACGACGACGTTCTCGCCCAGCTTCCCCATCAGCTCGAGGCGCTCCTGGTCGAGCGCCTCGACGGCGGCGGGGCCGTCGGCGTGCACGGCACGCAGCACCTTCTCGGCGTAGGCCCGGAACTCGTCGTTCTTCGACACCGGCTCGGTCTCGCAGCCGACGCCGACGATCGTGCCCGTGCCGCCGTCGAGCAAGACGCCGACGAGGCCCTCCGTGGTGGCGCGGTCGGCGCGCTTGCCGGCCTGGGCCATGCCCTTCTCGCGCAGCAGCGTCCGCGCCGCCTCCATGTCGCCGCCCGTCTCCTGCAGGGCGCGCTTGCAGTCCATCATGCCCGCGCCGGTGAGCTCGCGCAGCTCCTTGACGAGGCCGGCGCCGATCTCGGTCACGCCTCCTCCTTCACGTCGGCGGGCGCGTCTACGACGGCGGCCTCCGGCCCGGCGCCGGCGTCTCCCGCCGCTGCGGGCGCCGCGGCGGCCGCCTGGAACTCCTTCGCGGCCACCTTCTGGCGGCCGGCGGCGATGCCGTCGGCCAGCACGCGCACGACGAGCGAGCACGAGCGGATCGCGTCGTCGTTGCCCGGGATCACGTACTGCGCCTCGTCCGGATCGCAGTTCGTGTCCACCAGGGCGATCACCGGGAGGTTCAGCCGCTGCGCCTCGCGCACCGCGAGCTGCTCCTTCTTGAGGTCGACGATGAAGACCGCGTCCGGCTGGCGGCGCATGTCGGCCACGCCGCCGAGGTTCGCCTCGAGCTTCTCGAGCTCGGCCTCCATCGCGATGCGCTCCTTCGCGGGCAGCAGGGCGAGCTGGCCGTCGGCCTTGAGGCGGCGGAGGTCGTGCAGGTACGCGATGCGGTCGGAGATCGTGCGCCAGTTCGTGAGCAGGCCGCCGAGCCAGCGGTTGGCGACGTACGGCATGCCGACGCGCATCGCCTCGGTGCGGACGGCCTCCTGCGCCTGCTTCTTGGTGCCCACGAACAGGATCGTGCCGCCGCGCTCGCCGATGTTGCGCGCGAAGTCGTGCGCTTCCTCGATCAGCCGCTGCGTCTGCTGCAGGTCGATGATGTAGATGCCGCCGCGCTCGGTGAAGATGAAGCGCTTCATCTTCGGGTTCCAGCGGCGCGTCTGGTGGCCGAAATGCACTCCGGCTTCCAGGAGCTCCTTCATGGAGACGACTGCCAACGGGACCAGCCCCTTTCGTGTGGTTTGCGATGCGTCGTGCTCCGGCGGGCGAGAGCGGAACCGGGCTCCGTGCGCGTGTAGACGCCGGGCCGCGGCACCACCGCCCCTGCGCTGATCGCCGGGTCGGGGGAACGGATGAGATGCCAATGGTACCGGGTAGAGCCGGTGAGGACGGAGTCTCAGCCCGGCGCCGGCCGCGAGCGGGCCGCCGCGAGCGCCGCCCGCAGGTCGGGCGGCAGCGCCGAGCAGACGTCGACCTGCTCGGCGCCGAACGGGTGCGCGAAGCGCAGCCGGTAGGCGTGCAGGAACTGCCGCTCGAGGCCGAGGTCGCCCGCAACCCCGTAGACCGGGTCGCCGGCGATCGGAAGGCCGATCGCCTCCAGGTGGACGCGGATCTGATGCGTGCGTCCGGTCTCGAGCGAGACGTCGAGCAGCGCCCGCCTGCCGAGCTGCTCGCGCAGCTCGAAGCGGGTGACCGCATCCCTCGGCGTCGCCGTGTCGAGCGAGTGGCGCGAGCGATCGCGCCGGTCGCGACCGATCGGCGCCTCGATGCGGCCGCTGCGCGACCTCGGCATGCCGTGCACGAGCGCGAGGTAGCGGCGCTCGACGGCGCGCTCGCGGATCATCTGCTGCAGGCGCGCGTGCGCGGCCTGCGAGCGCGCGACGACGAGCAGGCCGGACGTCTCCTTGTCGAGCCGGTGCACGATGCCCGGCCGGTCGTCGTCCTCCCCGCCCTCGGCGCCCTGCTCGAGCAGCCCGTGCACGAGCGTGCCCGTGCGCGTGCCTCCGGCCGGGTGCACGACGATGCCGGCGGGCTTCTCGACCACGAGCAGGTGCTCGTCCTCCCAGACGACGGGCACGTCGATCGCCTCGGGCACGAGCGGCGTCGCAGCGGGCACCTCGACGGCGATCTCGTCGCCGCCTTCGACCCGGTGGCTCTTCGGCCGCCGCTCGCCGCCGACGAGCGCGGCCCCGGACGCGATCAGCCGCTCGGCCAGCGCGCGCGAGGCGATCTCGGGGCGCTCGGCCAGGACGCGGTCGAGCCGCGTGCCGGCCTCCCCGTCAGAGACGTGAAAGCGGAGCAGCGCCAACGCGCGGGCTCGTCCGATCGGCCGCGACGAACGAGGCGAAGAGAAGGCCGACGCCGACGACGATGAACGTGTCGGCGAGGTTGAACGCGGGCCAGTAGGCGAAGTCGAGGAAATCGGTCACATGCCCGAGGCGCACGCGGTCGACGAGGTTCGAGACGCTGCCGCCGATCGCGAGTCCGAGCGACACCGGCAGCAGCGGATGGCTCTGCGCGGCGCGCGCGAAGAACACGAGCATCGCGGCGACGGCGACGGCCGTGAGCACGATCACGGCCGAGGTCGAGCCGGCGAAGAGCCCGAACGCGATGCCGCTGTTCTGCACGTAGCGGATGCTCAGAGGCCCGATCGTCGTCGCAGTGTCCCCGAGCCCGAGGCGGCTCGACACCGTCCACTTCGTGAGCTGGTCGGCTGCGCCCGCGGTCGCCGCGACGACGAGCAGCGACGCCCACTGCGGCAGGCCGGCGCCCAGCGGCCGCTCCGCGCTCGAGATCGGCTGCAGGGCGTTCGTCGCCGACCCCACCCGGATGTCGGGGACGCGCGGCGGCTCGCTGCGGGCGGGCTCGATCACCCTCGCTCGAGCCTGCGCCTGTCGGCGAGGCACAGCGTCGCATACGGCACCGCGGCGAGGCGCTCCTCGGGGATCGGGTCGCCGCAGGCGGCGCAGATCCCGTAGCTGCCGGCGTCGATGCGGGCGAGCGCCGCGTCGATCTCCCCGACGACGTGCTCGACGTTCTCCTCGAGCGATTCGTCCACCTCACGGTCGAGCATGCCGCCGGCATGGTCGGCGAGGTGCTGGTCGCCGGCGGCGGAGTTGATCTCCGCGTCGCCGTCGTCGCCGGCGGCGATCTCCTCCGCTGCCGCCAGCAGCCGTTCGCGCAGCGCGAGCAGCTCCGCGCGGCGTTGTGCGAGAT
This portion of the Gaiella occulta genome encodes:
- a CDS encoding RluA family pseudouridine synthase, which produces MALLRFHVSDGEAGTRLDRVLAERPEIASRALAERLIASGAALVGGERRPKSHRVEGGDEIAVEVPAATPLVPEAIDVPVVWEDEHLLVVEKPAGIVVHPAGGTRTGTLVHGLLEQGAEGGEDDDRPGIVHRLDKETSGLLVVARSQAAHARLQQMIRERAVERRYLALVHGMPRSRSGRIEAPIGRDRRDRSRHSLDTATPRDAVTRFELREQLGRRALLDVSLETGRTHQIRVHLEAIGLPIAGDPVYGVAGDLGLERQFLHAYRLRFAHPFGAEQVDVCSALPPDLRAALAAARSRPAPG
- a CDS encoding TraR/DksA family transcriptional regulator, which encodes MTVDLAQRRAELLALRERLLAAAEEIAAGDDGDAEINSAAGDQHLADHAGGMLDREVDESLEENVEHVVGEIDAALARIDAGSYGICAACGDPIPEERLAAVPYATLCLADRRRLERG
- the lspA gene encoding signal peptidase II — translated: MIEPARSEPPRVPDIRVGSATNALQPISSAERPLGAGLPQWASLLVVAATAGAADQLTKWTVSSRLGLGDTATTIGPLSIRYVQNSGIAFGLFAGSTSAVIVLTAVAVAAMLVFFARAAQSHPLLPVSLGLAIGGSVSNLVDRVRLGHVTDFLDFAYWPAFNLADTFIVVGVGLLFASFVAADRTSPRVGAAPLSRL
- the tsf gene encoding translation elongation factor Ts, translating into MTEIGAGLVKELRELTGAGMMDCKRALQETGGDMEAARTLLREKGMAQAGKRADRATTEGLVGVLLDGGTGTIVGVGCETEPVSKNDEFRAYAEKVLRAVHADGPAAVEALDQERLELMGKLGENVVVVAAERFGGGGTIGAYVHPPANKIGVLVELEGGDEAIARRLAMHIAFAAPEWVRREDVPAATVEAERQIYLNSDEVLSKPEAAREKIVDGMLGKRFFAASPGGVLVDQAWIHDASKSVGQALREAGALVKAFTRVSVAGS
- the rpsB gene encoding 30S ribosomal protein S2, producing MAVVSMKELLEAGVHFGHQTRRWNPKMKRFIFTERGGIYIIDLQQTQRLIEEAHDFARNIGERGGTILFVGTKKQAQEAVRTEAMRVGMPYVANRWLGGLLTNWRTISDRIAYLHDLRRLKADGQLALLPAKERIAMEAELEKLEANLGGVADMRRQPDAVFIVDLKKEQLAVREAQRLNLPVIALVDTNCDPDEAQYVIPGNDDAIRSCSLVVRVLADGIAAGRQKVAAKEFQAAAAAPAAAGDAGAGPEAAVVDAPADVKEEA